The Nocardia sp. NBC_01329 sequence ACCTTCCCCGGCCATATCGCCTGCGACGCCGACAGTCGCTCGGAGATCGTGGTGCCGCTGGTGCACGCGGGTGAACTGGTCGGCGTTCTCGATCTCGACAGTCCGCGCCCCGGCCGGTTCGACGAGACCGACCGGCGCGGGATCGAATCGGTCGCCGAGGTCTTTCTGGAGTCGCTGGCGCGAACCTGAGCGCTCGTCTCGGCGACCGCGACGGGCCCGGCGCGGGTCGTGAACCACCCCTCAGGGCCGGGCGCGATGATGCCGTGGTGATCAGGTGATCAGTTCCCCGGAGATATTGCGCGACACTTCGTCCGGCAGCACGGTGGAGCCCGGCCCGCCCACGCGGTACCGCGCGCCGCGATGTTCCGGCGGCAACCGGTCCCCGCGCTCGAACAGCGCGTTGCGCAGGGTCCCCGGCACATACTCCGTGGGGTAGGCACCGCGTTCGGTGAGCACGGGGATCACGTATCGCACGATGTCCTCGAAGGTCCCGGGCGTGATCGCGTAGGCGAGATTGAACCCGTCCACATCGGTGTCCTGTGCCCACTCCTGCAACCGGTCGGCCACCGTCTCGCCGGAGCCGACGAATACCGGCCCGATTCCGCCGATCCCGGCCCACCGCCCGATATCGCGAACCGTCCATTCCCGGCCGTCGTCGTCGAACTCCTGGAACGCGGCCACCGCCGAACGGATGGCATTGCTCTGCACCTCGCCGATCGGGTCGTCGAGGTCGTAGCGGGACAGATCGATTCCCATCCAGCCGGACATGAATACCAGCCCGCCCTCGACGCTGGCGTAGGACAGGTACTCCTCGTGTTTACGTCGCGCGTCCTCGTCGGTGGCAGCGGTGACGATGGTGGCCAGTGCGTAGATCCGGGCGGCGTGACGATCGCGGCCCGCCGCCTCGAGCGCGTCGCGGATACCGGACACCGTCTGTGTGAGCACTCGTTTCGACGGCGCGGCGACAAAGATGGCCTCGGCGTTCTCGGCGGCGAACCGCACCCCGCGTGGCGAGGCACCCGCCTGAAAGATCACCGGTGTGCGCTGCGGCGACGGCTCGGACAGGTGTACACCCGGAACGGTGTAATGCTTTCCGCTGTGGCCGATATGGTGCACCTTGGCGGGATCCACATAGATATTGCGCACCGGATCCCGGACGACCGCGTCGTCCTCCCAGGACCCCTCCCACAATTTGTAG is a genomic window containing:
- a CDS encoding LLM class flavin-dependent oxidoreductase; protein product: MTRRIRFNAFDMNCVAHQSPGLWRHPDDQSHRYKELNYWTELAALLERGRFDGLFIADVLGTYDVYGGDDRAALRQGAQTPVADPLLLVSAMAAVTEHLGFGITTGTGFEHPYPFARRLSTLDHLTGGRVGWNVVTGYLRSAARNFGADDQLDHDDRYDQADEYLEVLYKLWEGSWEDDAVVRDPVRNIYVDPAKVHHIGHSGKHYTVPGVHLSEPSPQRTPVIFQAGASPRGVRFAAENAEAIFVAAPSKRVLTQTVSGIRDALEAAGRDRHAARIYALATIVTAATDEDARRKHEEYLSYASVEGGLVFMSGWMGIDLSRYDLDDPIGEVQSNAIRSAVAAFQEFDDDGREWTVRDIGRWAGIGGIGPVFVGSGETVADRLQEWAQDTDVDGFNLAYAITPGTFEDIVRYVIPVLTERGAYPTEYVPGTLRNALFERGDRLPPEHRGARYRVGGPGSTVLPDEVSRNISGELIT